CATCCAGCTGTTACCCGGCTTCCCAGATgtgccaggctggcacagggcGGGACCGTcccgtccctgtccctgtccctgtcccttcGTCAGCCCCGGCGCTGCGACAAGCAGCTATTTCCAGCACCTGGCTGTATTTGTCCAAGCCGGGGAGGTCTGCACCCCGCATGGGGGGTGCCCCGTCCTGCCCGGGGGTCATGGCTGCCCGAGGTGCCCGGCGGTCACCAGCATGCAGGAAAAGCTGAGTAACAGAGGTGACTTATAAGAATGTCATTATCTATATTCCTGCCTCCCCACCGCAGGAAAACAGGTTATTTTCATGCCCTGTGCGTGTGCAGAATTTAGCAGGCAGATAACTCCCGGCAGGCGGGAGATGCTCGGAGGGTTATTTCAGGCTGTGTTCCTTTCCAGGCGTTTTTTCTcgcatttctttattttattttgccacgCCAGGCTGTGTTTTGACCTTGGCGCGGACAGCGGGGGCCCCCGGggttgtttcccccccccccctccccccgggtCTAAACATCAACTTTTCCACTATCGGCTCTGGGGGATATTTCGGGCAGCAGCAGCGTCATCCCGCAGCCTTTGATGCTGCGAATCCCCAGGGGCCCTGTGAGGTTCCCGGCTTTGGCCACggggcagcccaggctgtggggacccccacccccgcgGGTGGGTCCTGCTGGGACTGGGGGtccccgggcagggccggcTCCTTGCCCACTCCCCGTGGCTGGATGCCACCGTGGCTCCGTGGATCACCCAGTGCTGGACATGAGGATGGAGGTCGCATCCTGTGCGGTGCTCAAGGCGTGGAGTTGTGGCACAGAGGGTGTATCTGGACAGGGATGCCTGTCCTGGGGGATTCCCACCCCGATGGGATACACATCCCAGTGGGATACCTGGCCCAGAGGGATGCCCTTCCTGGGATGCCAGTCCTGGGACTatgcccagccctgggggatGCTTATCCCTGGGGAATACCCATTTCCAGGGGGATGCCCATCCTGGTGGGGTGCCTGTTCCAAGGGGATGCCTGTCTCAAGGGGATACCTGTCCTGGTGAGATGTCCATCCTGGTGGGATGCCCATCCCAAGGGGAAGCCTGTCCCAGCAGGATACCCATCCCAGAGGGATGCCCTCCCCGAAGGATGCCCATCCCAGCGGGATACCCATCCCAGAGGGATGCCCTCCCCGAAGGATGCCCATCCCAGGGGGATACCCATCCCAGAGGGATGCCCTTCCTGCAGGATGCTCATCCCAGGGGGATACACATCCCAGAGGGATGCACTCCCCGAAGGATGCCCATCCCAGGGGGATACCCATCCCAGAGGGATGCCCTTCCTGCAGGATGCCCGTCCCAGGGGGATACCCATCCAGAGGGATGCACTCCCTGAAGGATGCCCATCCCAGCGGGATACCCATCCCAGAGGGATGCCCTCTCTGAAGGATGCCCATCCCAGGGGGATACCTATCCCAATGGGATGCACTCCCCGAAGGATGCCCATCCCAGGGGGATATGCATCCCAGAGGGATGCCCTTCCTGCAAGATGCCCATCCCAGAGGGATGCACTCCCCAAGGATGCCCATCCCAGGGGGTATACCCATCCCAATGGGATGCCCTCCTCATAGGATGCCCATCCCAGGGGGATATCCATCCCAGAGGGATGCCCACCCTGAAGATGCCCATCCCAGGGGGATACACATGCCAGCAGGGCACctgccagcccagagctgctccccaccTTTGCCACAGACTTTCTCCGGCTGCAGCCGGGCCCCACACATGGGCGTGTGGGGCCAGTGGCCAGTCCCAACccccctggccctggccccaGTAACCTCGGTGCCCTCCCtcacccccctcctcccccggAGCCGAGGGGAGCCGTCAGCCCCGGCCGGGAGCGGTGATGGACGATGCTCATTCCCTGTCTGCCGTCTTGTACCTCCCGTGGCCGCTCCCAACGCTCGGCCTCGGCGGCACCAGCCCCGCCGTCCCGGCAAATTCCAGTGccagagatgctgcagcccaggtgCCATGGTGATGGGCGCCCCAGCCATGGGGATGGGCGCCCCGGCCATGGGGATGGACGCCCCAACCGGGAGCGGAGGCAGGGATGGCTGGGCTGGAGACGGGCACAGCGGGAGAAAGAAGGGGGTCTGCAGGGAGGGGGTGACgaagaggaggggagggcagaggaaagGGGTAGAAGATGGATGGACAGACggctggaggggctggtggACACAGAATGGGGAGGTGAGTGGATGGAGAGGtgacggatggatggatggatggatggatggatggatggatggatggatggatggatggatgacGTGGGTGGATGTGCTCCCCCCCCCTGCAGCTcatcccctcccttccccagccccccagaaACAAATCGGGGCAGGACTGATAAAAATATATCCTTTATTCTTCTCTAAAGGCTATCAGTGAAACCTGTAAcaaagcattattattattaataattattattaattattattattatctttaattataaaaaacagGGCCTGGGTCCAGCGAAGCGGCAAGAGGGGGGGGGCGGCATCAAACCGtccacaataaatattttatttacagtgagAAGAGGACCCCACGGAACCGGAGCAGCCAAGGGGGCAGCCGGGAAGGTGCGTGGCACCAAGCCCACCCAGACCGGCTGCTGGCCCCGGGGATGGGACAGGGGGGGTCCCAGGGTGCAGCCACATGCCCACCCATGGGCGCCTTCAATCCAGCCAGACACCCATCATCATGGGGGGTGGCGCAGACCCCCTccggggctgggcagggtggtcccccggggggggcgggggggttcaCAGGCACTCGTGCAGCACCTGCGTGTTGGTGCAGTTCAGGCAGCTGACGTGGCAGCACCAGTGGAAGGTGCAGTTGCAGCGCTCGGTGACACGCTGGGTGCGCGTGCGGTACCCGcgcccacagcacagcagctcgCACCCATCCAGCCCTGGCGAGGAGCTGTTGCAGAAGCGCCCGGCCGTCCCCGCCGTCCCCGTTTTCCCGCTGTAGGTGCAGAAATTGGGTGACTTCTCAAAGTAGACGAGGTCATGGGGCGAGGGGGGTTTGTGGGCCGGGTTCTCGGGCTCCAGGTGATGCAGCTCCACCCGCGATGCCCGGTTGCTGCCCTTGTTGCCGTAGATGACGCGGGAAGCGCCGTCGAAGCGGTCCTTCAGGACGTCACCCACGGCGCGGAAGGTGGGCAGCCGCATCCAGCACGTGCGGACGGTGCAGGAGCCCGACATGCCGTGGCACTTGCACTCCTGGCGCATCTCTGAGAAGACCGTCTGCAAGGGGGGAGGGGTGTGAGGTGCTGTGAGCAGGCTgggacaccccctccccaccagggGACCACCGTGCTCCTGCACCCCACTTCCCTGCAGCATCACATCATGCTCATCCTGCCCAAAGCTGAGTGGGAAACATTTCTCCGACAGTTGCCAACCCATCCATGGGGACAAGCTGGGGGTCTCGGTggcccctgtccccatcccccctctccggggctgcctgcagccccctgtgCCCTCACCATGCGCCCGGCCTCGTTGTTGTGCAGGTTCATGAGGAAGCGCAGGTCCCGGCCCTTCTCGCTGGAGTCCACAAATTCCCGCCCGAAGAGGCGCCCGAAGTCGATGTTGtcactgcagcccccccagtgcCAGTCGGGACCCCCGGGACCACGGCGCCGGTAGTCACAGGTGCAGGATTCAATGGAGCCCTCGGAGCAGGACCGTGCCACCGAGTGCGTCACGCCAGCACTGGTGATGGCAAAGATGAACGCTGTCTCCCGGCAGCCTGCGGAGGGGAGCGGGACCTCAGGGTGCTGCCagagtggggagggggcacccaCCGGCACCCCTAACCCATAGCCACGCCGGGCTGATGATGGGCTGGGTGCCAGTGCTACCCCACGGTGAACCAGGGCTGCTTGGCCACACATGCCAGCTTGGGGGTACCACGGCGGGGATACGGGGAGCCCCGTGCCGCCTCCCGCCACCCCATAGCCTCACCCCGGTTGACGATTTTGCCGAAGATGTTGGGGCCCTGGGAGGTGGGGCAGTTCCAGCGGCGGTTGCGGAATTGCCACTTGCACTCCTTGATGGCGGTCTGGAGGCCGGAGCTGACGCTGTGCAGGATGCCGGGGTTCTGGCGGATCAGCTTGCGTTGCTTGCggctcagcagctgcaggctggggtccagcaccagctgcacGTTCTTGGAGTCGGTCAGCAGGTTGGTGGACGAAGCCACATTGATGATGCCCCTAACGGCACAGCCAAGGAGGGTGATCaccgaggggggggggggggagggggtccccagcagcccacTCCCCACTTCAACCCCACCCCCGAGGGTCTCCCTCAGCTCCTTGCTGCTACCACAGCATCCTCTCCCCCGAGCATCCCCCACAGCCGGCACCCACCCGGGGGTCACAGCCCCGTGCATCCCCCTGCGTTCCCCCATCCCCGGGGTCAGCGTAGCCACCACCGTGCCGGTGTCAAGCCCGGTCCCTCCaccccggtcccggtcccggtgGACTCACCACCACCGCCCGCTGTTGTTCACCGCCAGCGTGttggagagggaggagagggccAGAGCCCAGAGCGCCCGGAGCGCCAGCCCCAGCGCGGCGGCTCGCATGGCTCCGGCACCGGGAGGCCCCGGCAGAGTGCGCGGGCGAGCGGCCGCCGGGGTATTTATGGTGCCGcggagcccccggcccggccgctaCATCCACGCGTGTTTCCGGacgcgcggggcgggcggctcCGCTGagggcggccgcggggggccGCGGGGAGCGCCGGCCGGCCGGCTCGGAACCGCTACCGGCACCGGCTGCAAACCGGTGGCCGGTGCACCAGGGGTGGCGTCGGGGGTGCGGTGCCCGGCGCTCCCCGCCCGGTCCCTGGAGCGCGGCGTCGGGCGCTGCTCCGTGCGCGGTGCCCGGTGGTCCGTGCGCGATGCCCGCTGCTCCGTGCGCGGTGCCCGGTGTTGGCTGCTCCGTGCGTGGTCCCCGGTGCCCGGTGCTTAACGCTCCGTGCGCGGTGCCCGGTGCCCGGTGTTGGCTGCTCCGTGCGCGGTACCCGGTGTTGGCTGCTCCGTGCGCGGTCCCCGGTGCCCGGTGCTTAACGCTCCGTGCGCGGTCCCCGGGGACTCCCCGGGGTGGCGGCGCGGCTGGACTCGGCTCGGCGCGGTGGGTGCGCAGCGCTCAGCACCCGGGAGCATcttccagccccttccctcttATAGGGGCGGCGCGGAGGGTCCCCATGGGCCTGTCCCGCCGAACGGGGCCTCCCCGCGTCCTCGCCCTAACAATGGGGAGCGGCGGAGCCACGGCACCTCTTATGGGGCGGCCGgagcggcggcgccgggccTGTCCGTCACGGCCCGGATTAGCCCGGCGGGTGGCTGCGCCCCGGCCCCGTGCCCAGAcagggggacgggggggggaCCCTgctgccgcccccccgcctGGCCCCGCCGACACGCCGACACGCTTTCCCGGTACCGGCCCCGGTTGGGGGGAGCCTGGCACGGCTCGGGACAGCTCCCGGTGCAAGGAGGAGCGTGTCCTGGAACGGGCCGGGATAGCGCTGGGAGCACGGAGGGAGCGGGGGCCGGGGATAGCGCGGGATCTCCCGGGACAGCACGGGGGGGTGGAGTGACGGGATCTCCCGGGATAGCTCCGGGAGCACGGGAGGGGCAGAGTCCCGGGACAACCCGGGCCGCACAAGGGAGCACGGTCCCGGGACAGAGCGGGGACTCGGTCCCGGGACCCCCGGGTttggagggggcggggggagcggcggggccgtgcAGCACCCCCCGGGGCACGGGACCGTCGGGGCCGCACCGATTGCCGGTGCCGGTCCGGAGTCCCCGGACCCCTCGCCCGTCCCGGCCACCGCCCGTCCCGGTCCGTGCCCGGCGCGACGGGGCGGCCGCGTCCTCCCACCGCTCGGGGCCGGGTTGTCCCGGGCCGGGCTGGCTACGGACGGGGCCCGACGGTCGCCCGTGCACCCCgggccccctccccaccaaCGTGCCCGTGGACGCCCACGGCGTGTGCGACCCCCGTGGGTGCGGCACGGCCCCGCACGGCTCCCCTGCCCCGGGGGACCCGGCGTGGGTCGGCACCGAGCggcagagggaggaagggatggACCGgggggagagggatggagggagggatggaggacGGGAGGTGATggagggagggcgggggggggggcctgacggggggggggcggggggggggccctgGCGTGCCCACGGTCAGGGCACGGTGACACCGGGCAGGTGCTGGCACTCGTCCCGGTGGGGACGAGGGTCTCTCCCTGCTGGGGACCCGGGGGGGTGGGCAGGTGTGAAgtcccggggctggggccgggggggttGAGCTGAGCCCCCCGTTGTggcggggtgcgggggggggtAATCTCCCCGCGGCGGTTTCCCCGGACCAGTCATGCGGGGCCGGATTAGCCCCGCTCGCCCGTCacggcccggggccgccgctccCGATTTCAATGCAAGGACGGACAAAGCCCGGGCCGgcaccgggggtgggggggctcgCACCGGGTACCCCCCCCTCACCCCTTTCCCCGGTCCGGGAGGGGCCCGGGGCCGCCTGGGGTCTGCTCCAGGACGGCGtctcccgcccccccctccccggttCCCGGCCGGGCCAGGCGGTGTCCGCGCCCTCGGGCCGCCGCCCCGTCGGGGCTCCCGGGGCTGAGGTCACCGGCCGCGGGGAGGCCCCGGGGCGCGGCCGGGagggccctgcccggggccgTGCCACCAGCGGTGGGGCCCAAACACGACCCCCCACCCACGCTGCTTCATcccgggacccccccggggCGTCCCCACTCCCCGGTTCCCCCCTCTCAGCACGCCTcgcccccccccgcctctcCCGCTGCCCcgaccccccgccccccctcagGTGtacccccccatcccctctgcTTTCCCCGCGCAGCCCGACGGCAGCCCCGGGGGGTGATGCTCGGGAcaacccccccctccccccggctcTGGGGTCTCTGCGGGAGCCCGGCGGTGCCGAGCGGCTCCCGCAGCCGTCGGGGGCGGTCGGTGCTGCCGGTGCCTCCGGGGTGGCCACCCTTACCTGGCCGGGgtggaggggggcaggggggggggggggctcggtTTCCCGTCCTGCCGCACCGAGCAGGGACGGACAGACAGCCGGGGGGATGTGTGAAACCGGGGGTGCCCCGCACCCCGCGCCGGCCCCTTCCCGGCCCCGTGAGCACCGGGGCAGCCTCGGTACCGCCGGTACCgcaccggggcgggggggggggggaggggggtcaCTGAGCCCCCCGTGCTGTTATTGGGGTCCTCGCCCCCCCGGGAAatacagcccccccccccccatgtacacacacaccccgGGACGGGGCTGGTATGCCCCGGTTCTGCtaccggggggggggcgcgttgagggggggggggtggtccATCAGCCCCCCCCCTTCAGTGCAGCCCCCCCCGCACTGCTGCAACCGCTGCCATGGAAACGTGTCGCGGTTCTCGCGAGCTCCgcggccccccctcccccctccatccctgcgCGCGCCCCCGGGCCCGGTGCGGGGTTGGGGTGCGGGGTGTGTGTGCGGGAAACGAGGCGgagggacggggggggggggggggacggcggagggggggggggggccggcaCCGGGCGCTCTCGCGAGATCGGCGCGATCGGGCCTCCGCTTCCGGCGGCGGGAGCGGTGCAGAGTCagctgcgggcggggggcgccaccggcaccggcaccagGTGCGGGGGGGGCCGccgggaggcgggggggggggtgtccgcccgggggcgggggggaggccCGCGGCGCCGTGAATCGGCGGGTGCGCTGCACCCGGGGGGGGTGTGGAGGGGGGATACCGCACCGGGGGGGGTGTCGGGGGCTGCGGTGCGTttgggggtgcagggtgcattgggggtgcggggagggggggggggcagcatcCCAGCTCGGGGAGGGGGTGTGCGGTGCAGCGGGGGGGCGGGTAGAGGCCGTGGGGCGgtgcggcgggcgggggcggggggcgatgcggcgggggggggcggtgaTTTGAGGGGGGATGCAATTCctccggggggggggcggtgcgtTGGAGGGGcgcagggagagcaggggggGGTGTGCTGTGGTCCTGGGCGGGGGGGCGCAGTGAATTCGGGGGGCGTCGCGccgaggggctgcgggggggcgggAGTGGGCGGCAGCGCaggggcgggaggggcgggctgcggagcgggggggcggcgggggctccCCTCCGGGGGGGGCCAGTGGGTGAGGTGGGGGGCGCAGGGGGGGTGTCAGGGCCAGGGTGGGGGCTGTGTTgcgtcccccccccccgaggaGGGCTGGGatccgtgcctcagtttccccccaCGCAAAGCTTTGACCTGTCCCCTCATTGGGTGCAGCgtgggggggtccccagcacgGCCCCCCCATATCGAGCCGCACACAGGGAGCATGTGGCCCCATCCCAGACCCCCTGCTTGGGGTCCTCAGAGCCCCGCATCCCCCCGTAACGTGGGGATCCCCGCAGCCCCCTTGAAGCACGGGGAATCCCTGGAGCCCTACAGCGCCGCCtgctcgccccccccccccccgcccccctccccgcagtTCTcagggccgccccccccccccccccctcccaccccaccccagcacctgccCCGTGCCCCCGCAGGATCCGGCCTCGGCTCCGTCACCATGGGCAACATCTTCGGGAACCTGCTGAAG
The sequence above is drawn from the Falco naumanni isolate bFalNau1 chromosome 20, bFalNau1.pat, whole genome shotgun sequence genome and encodes:
- the WNT1 gene encoding proto-oncogene Wnt-1; the protein is MRAAALGLALRALWALALSSLSNTLAVNNSGRWWGIINVASSTNLLTDSKNVQLVLDPSLQLLSRKQRKLIRQNPGILHSVSSGLQTAIKECKWQFRNRRWNCPTSQGPNIFGKIVNRGCRETAFIFAITSAGVTHSVARSCSEGSIESCTCDYRRRGPGGPDWHWGGCSDNIDFGRLFGREFVDSSEKGRDLRFLMNLHNNEAGRMTVFSEMRQECKCHGMSGSCTVRTCWMRLPTFRAVGDVLKDRFDGASRVIYGNKGSNRASRVELHHLEPENPAHKPPSPHDLVYFEKSPNFCTYSGKTGTAGTAGRFCNSSSPGLDGCELLCCGRGYRTRTQRVTERCNCTFHWCCHVSCLNCTNTQVLHECL